One Simonsiella muelleri ATCC 29453 DNA window includes the following coding sequences:
- a CDS encoding phage tail tape measure protein, with protein MSQSNITAGIQITANVDGIQEINNLSQAVDDASEQVQEMQRIAAAKTTLGLDVDDHARAEIQKLDKAFDDLKRSGGLSQAELARAAQLHAQKVGELEQSLKRTKPSLADMTNGIQGLVGAGGGLAYVTNEAIKFESAMAQVKKVTDATPEQINALSGSLKEMAGQLGMMPDELAQIAAAGGQMGLAFDKLPQFTQMTAQMANAFGISADAAGEMSAKISNVYGLQINEMAELGDAINALGNTTAAKEKEIGEVLMRMGGNAKQFGLLKEEAAALAATFVSLGKSPEEAGTAINALLSKLQNAKIGTNDFKDGLNALGLSAEEMAANIATNPQRALDDFLQRLDKLDKQARSEILGQMFGAEYSDDLALLTGSLKTYTEAVATATDHTKNFGAMQREADAALNTTEGKMNQAKAEIASAAIELGNTLLPIIQLTANVIGDVAKAVTSVSEQYPVLSQMAVLFLGAKMASEGLSASLKLLGVDSETSFGNTKKSLSELKKELKDAAQAAKEVGRDIKNAVKGNLDDMSNNNNAIKKLSGSLKEMAAIAAEAFAAFEVGHGMGTWLYENVGFAQNLGDNMAKVIAYMDAMVTDRTFEDVNREFRTTNELARELEKNQKAAAQAAEKRKATEAQAAEAQKAKLAELRAEYSKIQQKYDEVSGNLKKMVDDGKANTQAYRDLSAEQALLAGKLMQSQLALKDFSDNNTANTAQTQAALNNLGVTAEQLSGNLSKAASASIADFATAAASIGNHAEQMATVFQAAVEKMDSPEALFALKNSLSEAGAKAGLTADEINQIAALAPQVGLGLAQISKPLGDAEAAATALGVSLENALLLGTTGAMTTALGHFDKLTAQLDGLKQNGINTGMVLRESLSKLTDTAQSEGDIDALKFKINQLGETGKLSMQDVERAILAADQKLNQLKQNTDPTAQAFESLGIQTRESLRLAGEESRQAFELVKNSGQATAADIQAAFAKTAQSMLASGDAQQQAWVQSQAAAYNYAVTVDATGKASLQAAAQTQQAADTQIQAHQQVTQAATESAQAQSQAAKAVVENVENVGKAAEFSQHKMSDLGSKVHETLKKMGAYATFGTASWANTLRSVQDMYININQTVQRLNEETENGGNIAEHLARAELMAANNARKLDKTTLNNLHQAIDKARQKMQQLADEAANARREAEKELLRAQGRDGDVQKLEQQEKLNALKRKQAQAQKTGNRQAQDDYAAAIAAQQAAYQAQAEREAEQERERQQQQREAEQQRLQQQREAEQQRQQQERERLQREAEQMRFRLPENKVDLSDMDWRGMQFDFSGVTEALAARDNQIKQQIPNLIKELMPQIAQELIKQIQKDNKRTS; from the coding sequence ATGTCGCAATCCAATATCACAGCAGGTATTCAGATTACCGCGAACGTGGACGGTATTCAAGAAATCAACAATTTGAGTCAAGCGGTTGATGATGCCAGCGAACAAGTACAAGAAATGCAGCGCATCGCCGCAGCCAAAACCACACTGGGCTTGGACGTGGACGACCATGCACGCGCAGAAATTCAAAAATTAGACAAAGCATTTGATGATTTGAAGCGCAGCGGTGGCTTATCGCAAGCCGAATTGGCGCGTGCTGCTCAATTGCACGCGCAAAAAGTGGGCGAATTAGAGCAAAGTTTGAAAAGAACCAAGCCATCATTAGCTGATATGACCAATGGCATTCAAGGTTTGGTGGGGGCTGGCGGTGGTTTGGCGTATGTAACCAACGAAGCGATTAAATTTGAAAGCGCAATGGCGCAAGTCAAAAAAGTAACCGATGCCACGCCCGAGCAAATTAACGCGCTTTCAGGCAGCCTCAAAGAAATGGCAGGACAATTGGGCATGATGCCCGATGAATTGGCGCAAATCGCGGCGGCTGGTGGGCAAATGGGTTTGGCGTTTGACAAGCTGCCGCAGTTTACCCAAATGACCGCGCAAATGGCAAATGCCTTTGGCATCAGCGCGGACGCGGCTGGCGAAATGTCCGCTAAAATCAGCAATGTATACGGCTTGCAAATCAACGAAATGGCAGAGTTGGGCGATGCCATCAATGCACTGGGCAACACCACTGCCGCCAAAGAAAAAGAAATTGGCGAAGTGTTGATGCGAATGGGCGGTAATGCCAAGCAATTTGGCTTGCTCAAAGAAGAAGCGGCGGCGTTGGCGGCGACTTTTGTCAGCTTAGGCAAATCGCCCGAAGAGGCTGGCACGGCAATTAATGCGTTATTGTCTAAATTGCAGAACGCCAAAATCGGCACGAATGACTTCAAAGACGGTTTGAACGCGTTGGGTTTATCGGCTGAAGAAATGGCTGCCAACATCGCCACCAACCCACAACGCGCCCTAGATGATTTTTTGCAACGTCTTGATAAATTAGACAAACAAGCGCGTAGTGAGATTTTAGGGCAGATGTTTGGTGCGGAATATTCTGATGATTTGGCGTTGCTCACAGGCAGCCTGAAAACCTATACCGAAGCGGTCGCCACTGCCACCGACCACACCAAAAATTTTGGCGCAATGCAACGAGAAGCCGACGCTGCACTCAACACCACCGAAGGCAAAATGAATCAAGCCAAAGCCGAAATTGCCAGTGCCGCCATTGAGTTGGGTAATACCTTGCTGCCGATTATTCAATTGACTGCGAATGTCATAGGCGATGTCGCCAAAGCGGTTACGTCAGTATCAGAGCAATATCCCGTTTTGAGTCAAATGGCGGTGTTGTTTTTGGGCGCGAAAATGGCGAGTGAGGGCTTGAGTGCGTCCTTGAAACTGTTGGGCGTGGACAGTGAGACCAGTTTTGGCAACACCAAAAAATCATTATCCGAACTCAAAAAAGAGTTGAAAGACGCAGCACAAGCCGCTAAAGAAGTCGGACGCGACATTAAAAACGCAGTCAAAGGCAATTTAGACGATATGTCCAATAATAACAACGCCATCAAAAAACTTTCAGGCAGCCTCAAAGAAATGGCAGCCATTGCTGCTGAAGCCTTTGCAGCGTTTGAAGTTGGGCATGGCATGGGGACTTGGTTGTATGAAAATGTTGGGTTTGCGCAAAATTTAGGCGACAACATGGCAAAAGTCATTGCGTATATGGACGCGATGGTAACCGACCGTACGTTTGAAGATGTGAACCGTGAATTTCGCACCACCAACGAATTAGCACGTGAATTAGAAAAAAATCAAAAAGCCGCCGCCCAAGCAGCTGAAAAACGCAAAGCCACTGAAGCCCAAGCGGCTGAAGCACAAAAAGCCAAATTAGCCGAATTACGCGCAGAATACAGCAAAATTCAGCAAAAATACGATGAAGTTTCAGGCAACCTGAAAAAAATGGTAGATGATGGCAAAGCCAATACCCAAGCCTATCGCGACCTATCTGCCGAACAAGCCTTGCTGGCTGGCAAATTGATGCAAAGCCAACTGGCACTTAAAGACTTCAGCGACAACAACACCGCCAACACCGCACAAACTCAAGCAGCTTTAAACAATCTAGGCGTAACAGCGGAGCAGCTTTCAGGCAATCTATCCAAAGCAGCCAGCGCAAGTATTGCTGATTTTGCCACCGCAGCTGCCAGTATTGGCAATCATGCCGAGCAAATGGCAACCGTGTTTCAGGCAGCCGTAGAAAAAATGGACTCGCCCGAAGCCTTGTTCGCGCTCAAAAATAGCCTGTCCGAAGCAGGCGCAAAAGCAGGTTTAACCGCTGATGAGATTAATCAAATCGCTGCCCTTGCGCCACAAGTGGGACTGGGTTTGGCGCAAATCAGCAAACCGTTGGGCGATGCCGAAGCCGCCGCCACCGCGCTGGGTGTGAGTTTAGAGAATGCCTTGTTGTTAGGCACAACAGGCGCAATGACCACTGCACTGGGTCATTTTGACAAACTAACCGCGCAACTGGACGGCTTGAAACAAAACGGTATCAACACAGGCATGGTGTTACGCGAAAGTTTGAGCAAACTAACCGATACCGCGCAGTCTGAAGGCGATATTGACGCGTTGAAATTTAAAATCAATCAATTGGGTGAGACAGGCAAACTGTCCATGCAAGACGTGGAACGCGCTATTTTGGCAGCCGACCAAAAATTGAATCAATTGAAACAAAATACCGACCCCACCGCACAAGCTTTTGAATCATTGGGTATTCAAACGCGTGAAAGTTTGCGCTTGGCTGGCGAAGAGAGCCGCCAAGCATTTGAATTGGTCAAAAACAGCGGTCAGGCTACGGCGGCGGATATTCAGGCTGCCTTTGCCAAAACCGCGCAATCCATGCTGGCAAGTGGCGATGCCCAACAACAAGCATGGGTTCAATCACAAGCCGCCGCCTACAACTATGCGGTAACGGTTGATGCGACAGGCAAAGCCAGTCTTCAGGCAGCCGCGCAAACCCAACAAGCAGCCGATACGCAAATTCAAGCACATCAACAAGTTACCCAAGCGGCGACCGAATCCGCACAAGCGCAAAGCCAAGCCGCCAAAGCAGTTGTGGAAAATGTGGAAAACGTGGGCAAGGCAGCCGAATTCAGCCAGCATAAAATGTCGGATTTAGGCTCAAAAGTCCATGAAACGCTTAAGAAAATGGGCGCGTATGCCACGTTTGGCACGGCTTCATGGGCTAACACGCTGCGTAGCGTACAGGATATGTACATCAACATCAATCAAACCGTCCAACGTTTGAACGAAGAAACCGAAAACGGCGGCAACATCGCCGAACATTTGGCACGCGCCGAACTCATGGCAGCCAATAACGCTAGAAAATTAGACAAAACCACGTTGAATAATTTACACCAAGCGATTGATAAAGCGCGTCAAAAAATGCAACAACTGGCAGACGAAGCCGCCAACGCACGCAGAGAAGCCGAGAAAGAATTGCTCCGCGCACAAGGTCGTGATGGCGATGTGCAAAAATTAGAGCAACAAGAGAAACTAAATGCGCTCAAGCGAAAACAAGCCCAAGCGCAAAAAACAGGCAACCGCCAAGCGCAAGACGATTACGCGGCTGCCATTGCTGCCCAACAAGCCGCTTACCAAGCCCAAGCCGAGCGTGAAGCCGAACAAGAACGTGAACGCCAACAACAACAGCGCGAAGCCGAACAACAGCGTTTGCAGCAACAACGTGAAGCCGAACAGCAACGCCAACAGCAAGAACGCGAACGTTTGCAGCGCGAAGCCGAACAAATGCGGTTCAGGCTGCCTGAAAACAAGGTGGATTTAAGCGACATGGATTGGCGTGGTATGCAATTTGATTTTAGTGGTGTAACCGAAGCACTGGCAGCGCGTGATAACCAAATTAAACAGCAAATCCCAAATTTAATTAAAGAGTTAATGCCACAAATCGCCCAAGAACTCATTAAACAAATTCAAAAAGATAACAAACGAACCTCTTAA